A genomic segment from Saimiri boliviensis isolate mSaiBol1 chromosome 14, mSaiBol1.pri, whole genome shotgun sequence encodes:
- the CYP2S1 gene encoding cytochrome P450 2S1 isoform X1, translated as MGWPPRPAPDFAGEGDARLPPLTGPAARSAWERRRSRPAEMEATGTWTLLLALALLLLLTLALSGTRARGHLPPGPTPLPLLGNLLQLRPGALYSGLMRLSKKYGPVFTVYLGPWRPVVVLVGQEAVQEALGGQAEEFSGRGTIAMLERTFDGHGVFFSNGERWRQLRKFTMLALRDLGMGKREGEELIQAEAKCLVEAFQGTEGRPFDPSLLLAQATSNVVCSLLFGLRFSYEDKEFQALVQAAGGTLLGVSSPGGQTYEMFSWFLWPLPGPHRQLLHHVGTLATFTVQQVQQHQANLDASSPASDLVDAFLLKMAQEEQNPHTEFTEKNMLMTVIYLLFAGTMTVSATVGYTLLLLMKYPHVQKRVREELTRELGAGQAPSLGDRTRLPYTDAVLHEAQRLLALVPMGIPRTLTRTTRFRGYTLPQGTEVYPLLGSILHDPNIFKQPEEFNPDRFLDADGRFRKHEAFLPFSLGKRVCLGEGLAKAELFLFFTSILQAFSLESPCPPGTLSLKPTISGLFNVPPAFQLQVHPADLDPTA; from the exons ATGGGCtggccgccccgccccgcgcctgACTTCGCTGGGGAGGGAGACGCCCGGCTCCCGCCCCTGACTGGCCCAGCCGCGCGGAGCGcctgggagaggagaaggagccGACCTGCCGAGATGGAGGCGACCGGCACCTGGACGCTGCTGCTGGCCCTGGCGCTGCTCCTGCTGCTGACGCTGGCGCTGTCTGGGACCCGGGCTCGAGGCCACCTGCCCCCCGGGCCCACGCCGCTGCCGCTGCTGGGGAACCTCCTGCAGCTACGGCCCGGGGCGCTGTACTCGGGGCTCATGCGG ctaAGTAAGAAGTACGGACCAGTGTTCACCGTCTACCTGGGACCCTGGCGGCCCGTGGTGGTCCTGGTTGGGCaggaggctgtgcaggaagccCTGGGAGGTCAGGCTGAGGAGTTCAGCGGCCGAGGAACCATAGCGATGCTGGAACGGACTTTTGACGGCCATG GGGTTTTCTTCTCCAACGGGGAACGGTGGAGGCAGCTGAGGAAGTTTACCATGCTTGCTCTGCGGGACCTGGGCATGGGGAAGCGAGAAGGCGAGGAGCTGATCCAGGCGGAGGCCAAGTGTCTGGTGGAGGCATTCCAGGGGACAGAAG GACGCCCATTCGATCCCTCCCTGCTGCTGGCCCAGGCTACCTCCAACGTAGTCTGCTCCCTCCTCTTTGGCCTCCGCTTCTCCTATGAGGATAAGGAGTTCCAGGCCCTGGTCCAGGCAGCTGGTGGTACCCTGCTGGGAGTCAGCTCCCCAGGGGGTCAG ACCTATGAGATGTTCTCCTGGTTCCTGTGGCCTCTGCCAGGCCCCCACAGGCAGCTCCTCCACCACGTGGGCACCTTGGCTACCTTCACAGTCCAGCAGGTGCAGCAGCACCAGGCGAACCTGGATGCCTCGAGCCCCGCAAGTGACCTCGTTGATGCCTTCCTGCTGAAGATGGCACAG GAGGAACAAAACCCACACACAGAATTCACCGAGAAGAACATGCTGATGACAGTCATTTATTTGCTGTTTGCTGGGACAATGACAGTCAGCGCCACGGTCGGCTATACCCTCCTGCTCCTCATGAAATACCCTCATGTCCAAA AGCGGGTACGGGAGGAGCTGACTCGGGAGCTGGGGGCTGGCCAGGCACCAAGCCTAGGGGACCGCACCCGCCTCCCTTACACCGACGCAGTTCTGCACGAGGCGCAGCGGCTGCTGGCGCTGGTGCCCATGGGAATACCCCGCACCCTCACGCGAACTACCCGCTTCCGAGGGTACACCCTGCCCCAG GGCACAGAGGTCTACCCGCTCCTCGGCTCCATCCTGCATGACCCCAACATCTTCAAACAGCCAGAGGAGTTCAACCCAGACCGTTTCCTGGATGCAGACGGACGGTTCAGGAAGCATGAGGCATTCCTGCCCTTCTCCTTAG gaaAGCGTGTCTGCCTTGGAGAGGGCCTGGCAAAGGCAgagctcttcctcttcttcacaTCCATCCTGCAAGCCTTCTCCCTGGAGAGCCCGTGCCCACCGGGCACCCTGAGCCTCAAGCCCACCATCAGTGGCCTTTTCAACGTCCCCCCAGCCTTCCAGCTGCAAGTCCATCCCGCCGACCTTGACCCTACTGCATAG
- the CYP2S1 gene encoding cytochrome P450 2S1 isoform X2 gives MGWPPRPAPDFAGEGDARLPPLTGPAARSAWERRRSRPAEMEATGTWTLLLALALLLLLTLALSGTRARGHLPPGPTPLPLLGNLLQLRPGALYSGLMRLSKKYGPVFTVYLGPWRPVVVLVGQEAVQEALGGQAEEFSGRGTIAMLERTFDGHGVFFSNGERWRQLRKFTMLALRDLGMGKREGEELIQAEAKCLVEAFQGTEGRPFDPSLLLAQATSNVVCSLLFGLRFSYEDKEFQALVQAAGGTLLGVSSPGGQTYEMFSWFLWPLPGPHRQLLHHVGTLATFTVQQVQQHQANLDASSPASDLVDAFLLKMAQEEQNPHTEFTEKNMLMTVIYLLFAGTMTVSATVGYTLLLLMKYPHVQKRVREELTRELGAGQAPSLGDRTRLPYTDAVLHEAQRLLALVPMGIPRTLTRTTRFRGYTLPQGTEVYPLLGSILHDPNIFKQPEEFNPDRFLDADGRFRKHEAFLPFSLDGQTEAQEASPLSVAHS, from the exons ATGGGCtggccgccccgccccgcgcctgACTTCGCTGGGGAGGGAGACGCCCGGCTCCCGCCCCTGACTGGCCCAGCCGCGCGGAGCGcctgggagaggagaaggagccGACCTGCCGAGATGGAGGCGACCGGCACCTGGACGCTGCTGCTGGCCCTGGCGCTGCTCCTGCTGCTGACGCTGGCGCTGTCTGGGACCCGGGCTCGAGGCCACCTGCCCCCCGGGCCCACGCCGCTGCCGCTGCTGGGGAACCTCCTGCAGCTACGGCCCGGGGCGCTGTACTCGGGGCTCATGCGG ctaAGTAAGAAGTACGGACCAGTGTTCACCGTCTACCTGGGACCCTGGCGGCCCGTGGTGGTCCTGGTTGGGCaggaggctgtgcaggaagccCTGGGAGGTCAGGCTGAGGAGTTCAGCGGCCGAGGAACCATAGCGATGCTGGAACGGACTTTTGACGGCCATG GGGTTTTCTTCTCCAACGGGGAACGGTGGAGGCAGCTGAGGAAGTTTACCATGCTTGCTCTGCGGGACCTGGGCATGGGGAAGCGAGAAGGCGAGGAGCTGATCCAGGCGGAGGCCAAGTGTCTGGTGGAGGCATTCCAGGGGACAGAAG GACGCCCATTCGATCCCTCCCTGCTGCTGGCCCAGGCTACCTCCAACGTAGTCTGCTCCCTCCTCTTTGGCCTCCGCTTCTCCTATGAGGATAAGGAGTTCCAGGCCCTGGTCCAGGCAGCTGGTGGTACCCTGCTGGGAGTCAGCTCCCCAGGGGGTCAG ACCTATGAGATGTTCTCCTGGTTCCTGTGGCCTCTGCCAGGCCCCCACAGGCAGCTCCTCCACCACGTGGGCACCTTGGCTACCTTCACAGTCCAGCAGGTGCAGCAGCACCAGGCGAACCTGGATGCCTCGAGCCCCGCAAGTGACCTCGTTGATGCCTTCCTGCTGAAGATGGCACAG GAGGAACAAAACCCACACACAGAATTCACCGAGAAGAACATGCTGATGACAGTCATTTATTTGCTGTTTGCTGGGACAATGACAGTCAGCGCCACGGTCGGCTATACCCTCCTGCTCCTCATGAAATACCCTCATGTCCAAA AGCGGGTACGGGAGGAGCTGACTCGGGAGCTGGGGGCTGGCCAGGCACCAAGCCTAGGGGACCGCACCCGCCTCCCTTACACCGACGCAGTTCTGCACGAGGCGCAGCGGCTGCTGGCGCTGGTGCCCATGGGAATACCCCGCACCCTCACGCGAACTACCCGCTTCCGAGGGTACACCCTGCCCCAG GGCACAGAGGTCTACCCGCTCCTCGGCTCCATCCTGCATGACCCCAACATCTTCAAACAGCCAGAGGAGTTCAACCCAGACCGTTTCCTGGATGCAGACGGACGGTTCAGGAAGCATGAGGCATTCCTGCCCTTCTCCTTAG